A stretch of Mesoplodon densirostris isolate mMesDen1 chromosome 9, mMesDen1 primary haplotype, whole genome shotgun sequence DNA encodes these proteins:
- the PODXL gene encoding podocalyxin, with protein MRFALVLSAFLLLLPLSLSQHEVKPSGETAAEESKPNTLPPSSVPDTVKQSTVPPSTDKSVTALETKGSTPTTPNTSRAVPTSAQQSTTAAASGKDEKPATGNSAITTKDSKDSTTTPTTVSTKPETTSSQSGIKSNSAKSGTQSSHSVTTSSVITKEGNRAASDPPTEGNTSVIMPALPSLPTPASTHQPSTVPVTSVPVTSEPAGSSFEGPNKITAATSLGTMAGPTFTTQGTLTTLTPWVASQGTQHTSSKMPAVTGTSEALQPTGSSSGLGTTSPARAPTSSITHVESTAPQGSSVPSPTSVIPAGVGQIQCDSPEKLNEKMLVLNISKTDVLKTNICNATASNDKLVTLLCRAAKASFNPAQDQCHIQLAPVPEIQAVAIKQITICTKLFPMDVYELLKDKWDDLKEVGVNDMQFEGQGPPEETEDRFSMPLIITIVCMASFLLLVAALYGCCHQRLSQRKDQQRLTEELQTVENGYHDNPTLEVMETSSEMQEKKVVSLNGELGDSWIVPLDNLTKDDLEEEEDTHL; from the exons AAGTCAAGCCTAGTGGTGAAACAGCTGCCGAAGAAAGCAAGCCAAACACACTTCCACCATCCAGTGTTCCAGACACAGTCAAACAAAGCACAGTCCCACCATCCACTGATAAAAGTGTGACTGCATTGGAGACCAAGGGAAGCACACCCACAACGCCTAACACCTCAAGGGCAGTGCCAACCTCAGCCCAGCAAAGCACAACTGCAGCAGCCAGTGGCAAAGATGAGAAACCAGCCACAGGCAACTCTGCTATAACTACTAAAGACTCAAAGGATTCTACAACCACACCAACCACTGTCTCGACAAAGCCTGAAACCACAAGCAGCCAGAGTGGAATTAAAAGCAATTCAGCTAAATCTGGAACCCAGAGTAGCCACAGTGTGACCACAAGCAGTGTGATCACTAAGGAAGGAAATCGGGCAGCCTCTGACCCTCCAACTGAGGGTAACACCTCAGTCATCATGCCTGCTCTTCCTTCCTTGCCCACCCCAGCAAGCACTCACCAGCCTAGCACCGTCCCTGTGACTTCGGTCCCTGTGACTTCAGAGCCTGCAGGGAGCTCCTTCGAGGGACCAAACAAAATTACAGCAGCTACAAGTTTAGGCACAATGGCGGGTCCCACCTTCACGACGCAGGGGACACTGACCACACTAA CACCATGGGTTGCCTCACAAGGAACTCAACACACCTCCAGCAAGATGCCAGCTGTCACTGGCACCTCTGAGGCTCTGCAGCCTACAGGCTCTTCATCGGGACTTGGGACCACATCTCCTGCCAGGGCACCCACAAGCTCCATCACTCATGTGGAGTCAACTGCCCCCCAAGGCTCCAGTGTCCCTTCTCCCACCTCAGTAATTCCAGCAGGTGTGGGACAG ATACAGTGCGATTCTCCCGAAAAGCTGAATGAGAAGATGCTCGTCCTGAACATCTCGAAAACTGATGTCTTGAAAACCAACATCTGT AATGCGACCGCTTCGAATGACAAACTGGTCACGCTTTTGTGCCGAGCAGCAAAAGCCTCCTTCAACCCAGCTCAAGATCAGTGCCATATACAGCTGGCACCTGTTCCAGAAATCCAGGCAGTGGCAATCAAACAAATCACTATCTGCA cAAAGCTCTTTCCCATGGACGTTTATGAATTGCTGAAAGACAAATGGGATGACCTAAAAGAG GTGGGAGTCAATGACATGCAGTTTGAGGGTCAAGGACCACCAGAAGAGACCGAGGACCGGTTCAGCATGCCCCTCATCATCACTATTGTCTGCATGGCCTCCTTCTTGCTCCTGGTCGCGGCCCTTTATGGCTGCTGCCACCAGCGTCTCTCCCAGAGGAAGGACCAG CAACGACTCACAGAGGAGCTACAGACGGTGGAGAATGGTTACCACGACAATCCAACCCTGGAAGTGATGGAGACCTCATCAGAGATGCAGGAGAAAAAGGTGGTCAGCCTTAATGGGGAGCTGGGGGACAGCTGGATCGTCCCTCTGGACAACCTGACCAAGGATGAcctagaggaggaggaagacacaCACCTCTAA